From the genome of Anabrus simplex isolate iqAnaSimp1 chromosome X, ASM4041472v1, whole genome shotgun sequence, one region includes:
- the LOC137503387 gene encoding uncharacterized protein isoform X1, translated as MKSLDLLRMNTVRKHKITSRCIAFSGDNANINFGGLAGREGKNVFSALKKDLNENRVGVGCPAYILQTVCNMEMMLFLLILSLWFHIYAVRTQELKEFCEFVDVNYLQLLNHSKTRWLTLYPAVERIVQLFPALKSYFPSQGRKSVPSSVTNFLENDFSELYLLLLSSTMHIFHCKILSLEREHNSVVEVLELLESVQSSLKGRLEGQFIPLKVRQMLNTFSEDGLDKECKVFMENVSCFYETCTEYLDKWMHPIEEFKCFKWLKLQNIKALSFDDIVPCIHYLQSKGVEIDDSKLFDQFCNIRAYSKTSTLDKDTTLDQQWFVFI; from the coding sequence ATACTGTCAgaaagcataaaattacttctagatgcattgcattttctggagacaatgccaatattaattttggaggccttgcaggcagggaagggaagaatgtattctctgctctcaaaaaagacttgaatgaaaacagaGTAGGTGTGGGATGTCCTGCTtacattctacaaactgtttgcaacatggagatgatgctcttcctgttgatattgagtctgtggtttcatatatatgcagtgcgcactcaggaactgaaagaattttgtgaatttgttgatgtaaattatctgcagcttttaaatcattctaagactaggtggttaacattgtatccagcagttgaaagaatcgtgcaattgttcccagctctgaaatcctactttccttctcagggtaggaagtcagtgccttcatcagTTACAAACTTCCTTGAAAACGACTTTTCAGAGCTCTAccttttgcttctttcctcaaccatgcacatttttcactgTAAAATTTTGTCGCTTGAGAgagaacataattcagttgtagaagtgcttgaactattggaatctgtccaatcttcattgaaaggcagacttgaaggtcaattcattccccttaaagtcagacagatgttaaatacattttcagaagatggtttggataaagaatgcaaagtgtttatggagaatgtatcttgtttttatgaaacctgcactgagtacttggataaatggatgcatcctatagaggaattcaagtgtttcaaatggttgaaacttcaaaacattaaagcCCTCAGCTTTGAtgatattgtaccatgtattcactacttacagtcaaaaggtgtagaaatagatgattcaaaattatttgaccAGTTCTGCAACataagggcttattctaaaacttcaactttggataaagatacaacactagaccaacaatggtttgtttttatttaa